In one window of Candidatus Lernaella stagnicola DNA:
- the cbiQ gene encoding cobalt ECF transporter T component CbiQ: protein MIAEPFAAGDTWLHRLDSRAKLLTAIAFAVVVAGSDAAPVLLAAMGAAIALLIAARPPLRHLLRRLVALNVFIVLLWVMLPLSGVGESLYSLGPLTVRADGVRLAWHISLKANAILLALTALIATSTIFNVAHGLSHLHVPHKLVQLFFFTWRFLHDAALEFQRLRRAMKVRCFVPRSNLHTYRSYAYLVGTLMVRGHDRAARVYDAMVLRGFTGTLPAYRHPHWRRADTAAFIAFMAAVTALGVWEWTSPLGR, encoded by the coding sequence ATGATTGCCGAACCTTTTGCCGCCGGCGATACCTGGCTGCATCGCCTCGACTCACGCGCCAAATTGCTGACCGCGATCGCATTCGCCGTCGTCGTGGCCGGGTCCGACGCCGCACCGGTGTTGCTGGCCGCCATGGGTGCGGCGATTGCGCTATTGATCGCGGCGCGCCCACCCCTGCGGCACCTGCTACGGCGGCTTGTCGCCCTCAACGTGTTCATCGTGTTGCTTTGGGTCATGCTGCCGCTGAGCGGTGTGGGCGAGTCGCTTTACTCGCTGGGGCCGCTGACCGTTCGCGCCGACGGCGTGCGCCTGGCGTGGCACATCAGCCTCAAGGCGAACGCGATTCTGCTGGCACTGACGGCGCTGATCGCCACGAGCACGATTTTCAACGTGGCCCACGGGCTTTCCCACTTGCACGTGCCGCACAAGCTGGTCCAACTCTTCTTTTTTACGTGGCGCTTCCTGCACGACGCGGCGCTGGAATTTCAACGGCTGCGGCGGGCCATGAAAGTCCGCTGCTTTGTGCCGCGTTCGAACTTGCACACCTACCGCAGCTACGCGTACCTTGTCGGCACCTTGATGGTGCGCGGCCATGACCGCGCCGCCCGCGTGTATGACGCCATGGTGCTGCGCGGCTTTACCGGCACGCTACCGGCCTACCGCCATCCGCATTGGCGGCGGGCCGATACGGCGGCGTTCATTGCGTTCATGGCGGCGGTCACCGCGCTGGGAGTTTGGGAATGGACGAGCCCGCTCGGGCGATAA
- the cbiM gene encoding cobalt transporter CbiM — protein sequence MHISDGVLGAPTLVIGGVVALVGVGLGLAATEPRDIPKMSMTAAVFFLASFVHVPVGPVHMHLMLIGLVGLLLGRAVLPAVLVALTFQAILFGYGGWTTLGVNTCVIGLPGIAVYYLLRRWVASDNRTTALAAAFAAGVVGVVAAAALLMLVLITTGQAFVATAKVVFLAHLPLAGAEGVLTLFLVAFLRKVRPQMLAGAAAS from the coding sequence TTGCACATTTCCGACGGCGTATTGGGCGCGCCGACCTTGGTGATCGGCGGCGTCGTGGCGCTGGTCGGCGTAGGCCTCGGCCTGGCCGCCACCGAACCGCGCGACATACCCAAGATGTCGATGACGGCGGCGGTCTTTTTCCTCGCCTCCTTCGTGCACGTGCCCGTCGGCCCGGTGCACATGCACCTCATGTTGATCGGTCTGGTCGGCCTGTTGTTGGGGCGCGCCGTCCTGCCCGCCGTACTCGTGGCGCTGACCTTCCAGGCGATTCTCTTCGGTTACGGCGGCTGGACGACCTTAGGCGTCAACACCTGCGTGATCGGCCTGCCGGGTATCGCGGTGTACTATCTGCTGCGCCGCTGGGTCGCGAGCGATAACCGCACGACTGCGCTCGCGGCGGCGTTTGCGGCAGGTGTCGTCGGCGTCGTGGCGGCCGCGGCGCTCCTTATGCTCGTGTTGATCACCACCGGACAAGCCTTCGTTGCCACCGCCAAGGTCGTGTTTCTCGCGCACCTGCCCTTGGCCGGCGCGGAGGGCGTGCTGACGTTGTTCCTCGTGGCCTTCCTGCGCAAAGTGCGCCCGCAGATGCTGGCCGGAGCCGCGGCGTCATGA
- a CDS encoding response regulator transcription factor, with amino-acid sequence MNIRILLADDHQIVREGLRALLETEPDFVIVAEAENGMDAIAMTHRLAPDVVIMDIAMPDISGIEATRGIKRDLPEVKVIALSMHDEKRFVREMLKAGASGYLLKDAAFQELTQAIKLVMDGKTYLSPEISGVLVEDYVDSVDNGVKGADILGPRERQVLTLLAEGKATREIAEHLAIGVKTVETYRHRIMHKLGLRTVAELTKFAIREGLTTLDR; translated from the coding sequence ATGAATATCAGAATATTGCTGGCCGACGACCATCAAATCGTGCGAGAGGGGTTGCGCGCCTTGCTGGAAACCGAACCGGATTTCGTCATTGTCGCCGAAGCCGAAAACGGCATGGACGCCATCGCCATGACCCACCGCCTGGCGCCGGATGTGGTGATCATGGACATTGCGATGCCGGATATTTCCGGTATCGAGGCCACGCGCGGCATCAAACGGGATCTGCCCGAGGTGAAGGTGATCGCGCTTTCGATGCATGATGAGAAACGATTTGTCCGGGAAATGCTAAAGGCGGGGGCCAGCGGTTATCTACTTAAGGACGCCGCATTTCAGGAACTTACGCAAGCGATCAAGTTGGTCATGGACGGCAAAACCTATTTGAGCCCGGAAATCAGCGGCGTGCTCGTCGAGGACTACGTCGACAGCGTAGACAACGGCGTGAAGGGGGCCGATATCCTGGGGCCGCGCGAGCGACAAGTGCTGACCTTGCTGGCCGAAGGCAAGGCGACGCGCGAAATCGCCGAGCATCTCGCCATTGGCGTGAAAACCGTCGAGACCTACCGGCACCGCATCATGCATAAACTCGGTCTGCGCACGGTGGCCGAACTCACGAAGTTCGCCATCCGCGAAGGTTTGACCACCCTCGACCGCTAA
- a CDS encoding thiamine pyrophosphate-binding protein — MAYGGKLVADVLRNQRVEFLFTLCGGHISPIFIEAKRAGLRVIDTRDEKNAVFAADAVARLSGTPGVAAVTAGPGVTNALTALKNAQMAQSPVVLLGGATATFLKGRGSLQDIDQLAVVKPHVKWAATCKTVRELVPTLEQAFQRAVDGVPGPVFVELPVDLLYDEALVRQWYGDAKTKGRGLVEKGINTYLDYHVNRLFSGGDPKAVGPAAQRPHVTPSAGQVRRAALMLAQARRPVLLAGSQAMLCACEAFAMDHAVETLQIPVYLSGMARGLLGRNHPLQLFHKRREALKEADLVILAGVPNDFRLDYGRHISRQAKVVAANFDRAEMNRNRRPTLGVQADPGLFLIALADEVSRTRHDHARAWRDWARTLRERNDARQADIEKRAADPVPGINPLHLAMEIDKAMDDDSVIVVDGGDFVASASYVMRPRGPFRWLDPGVFGTLGVGGGFALGAKLRRPEAEVWLMYGDGSAAYSVAEFDTFVRHDTPVIAVVGNDACWSQIAREQVEIYGDSLACDLRRSDYHLVAEGYGGKGLLLSDPQDIPRVLAEAKRIAKSGTPVLINAHIGATDFRKGSISM, encoded by the coding sequence ATGGCCTACGGCGGCAAACTCGTGGCCGACGTCTTACGCAACCAGCGCGTCGAATTCCTATTCACCCTGTGCGGCGGGCACATCTCGCCGATTTTCATTGAGGCCAAGCGCGCCGGACTCCGCGTGATCGACACCCGCGACGAAAAAAACGCCGTGTTCGCCGCCGACGCCGTGGCGCGTCTCAGCGGGACCCCCGGCGTGGCCGCGGTGACCGCCGGGCCGGGCGTGACCAACGCGCTGACGGCCCTGAAAAACGCGCAGATGGCGCAGTCGCCGGTGGTGCTTCTCGGGGGTGCGACCGCCACCTTCCTTAAAGGACGTGGTTCGCTGCAGGACATCGACCAACTCGCGGTCGTCAAACCGCACGTGAAATGGGCGGCGACGTGTAAGACCGTCCGCGAACTCGTGCCCACCCTGGAGCAAGCGTTTCAGCGGGCCGTCGACGGAGTGCCGGGGCCGGTGTTCGTCGAGTTGCCGGTCGATCTGCTGTACGACGAAGCGCTCGTGCGGCAGTGGTACGGCGACGCCAAAACCAAGGGACGCGGGCTCGTGGAAAAAGGAATCAACACCTACCTCGACTACCACGTCAATCGCTTGTTCAGCGGCGGCGATCCAAAAGCCGTCGGACCGGCGGCGCAGCGGCCGCACGTCACGCCCTCGGCCGGTCAGGTGCGGCGGGCCGCGTTGATGCTCGCCCAAGCCCGGCGGCCGGTGCTGCTGGCGGGCAGCCAAGCCATGCTCTGCGCGTGCGAAGCCTTCGCGATGGACCACGCCGTCGAGACGCTGCAAATCCCCGTCTACCTCTCGGGCATGGCGCGGGGTCTGCTCGGTCGAAATCACCCGCTGCAACTGTTTCACAAACGCCGCGAAGCCCTCAAAGAGGCCGACCTGGTGATTCTGGCCGGCGTGCCCAACGATTTCCGGCTCGACTACGGCCGCCACATCAGCCGCCAAGCGAAGGTCGTCGCCGCCAACTTCGACCGCGCCGAAATGAACCGGAACCGCCGCCCTACCCTCGGCGTCCAGGCCGACCCGGGGCTGTTTCTCATCGCCCTGGCCGACGAAGTCAGCCGTACGCGCCACGACCACGCCCGCGCCTGGCGCGACTGGGCGCGCACGCTGCGCGAACGCAACGATGCCCGTCAGGCCGACATTGAAAAGCGCGCCGCGGACCCGGTGCCGGGCATCAATCCGCTGCATCTGGCGATGGAAATCGATAAGGCCATGGACGATGACAGCGTGATCGTCGTCGACGGCGGGGATTTCGTGGCCTCGGCCTCCTACGTGATGCGACCCCGCGGGCCGTTTCGGTGGCTGGACCCCGGCGTGTTCGGCACCCTGGGCGTGGGGGGCGGCTTCGCGCTCGGCGCGAAATTGCGGCGTCCCGAAGCCGAAGTGTGGCTCATGTACGGCGACGGCTCGGCGGCCTACAGCGTGGCCGAGTTCGACACCTTCGTCCGGCACGACACGCCGGTGATCGCCGTGGTCGGCAACGACGCCTGCTGGTCGCAAATCGCCCGCGAACAAGTGGAGATCTACGGCGACAGCCTCGCCTGCGACCTGCGCCGCAGCGATTACCACCTGGTCGCCGAAGGCTACGGCGGCAAGGGCCTGCTGCTGAGCGATCCGCAAGACATCCCGCGCGTGCTCGCCGAAGCCAAACGCATCGCGAAATCCGGCACACCCGTGCTCATCAACGCCCACATCGGCGCGACCGACTTCCGCAAAGGCTCAATCTCCATGTAA
- a CDS encoding PAS domain-containing sensor histidine kinase, giving the protein MIYLLIGSVLFNVALLAAWFYAGWQRSGGRPDQDVLQASEELYRVVAENATDILWTMDLKGCFTFVNSSVKRVLGYEPEDALAMAIADILTPEAFAEGSRLTIEYERLHRPAEMRGQKPLVLELEHVRADDTLVWCEINLRFLVDEDGTPRGYIGVTREISERKKTEAQLLSYQKQLREMASQMSLVAERERHTIAEELHDRIGQTLAVAKIQLQTLHRSAADKQLADSLRGSIELVDQTMRESRSLTFELSPPILYEFGLVAATEWYLEKMEQRYGIRCTFVSTAERRKLNDEYRLLLFRVVRELLHNVIKHAQADRIDVTVRTENDRLLIEIADDGIGFVPESLNERYQDADSGFGLFSVRERIEYLNGNVTIDSQPGTGTRVVMDVPFSAGFDPEWEGE; this is encoded by the coding sequence ATGATTTATCTTTTGATTGGCAGCGTCTTGTTTAATGTTGCGCTATTGGCCGCCTGGTTCTACGCCGGGTGGCAGCGCAGCGGCGGTCGCCCGGACCAGGACGTTTTACAGGCCAGCGAAGAACTGTACCGAGTGGTGGCCGAGAATGCGACGGACATTCTTTGGACGATGGATTTGAAGGGGTGTTTCACGTTTGTCAATTCGTCGGTCAAACGCGTGCTAGGTTACGAGCCGGAAGACGCGTTGGCAATGGCGATTGCGGACATCCTGACCCCGGAGGCTTTCGCCGAGGGCTCGCGGCTGACGATCGAATACGAGCGACTCCATCGCCCGGCGGAAATGCGGGGGCAAAAGCCGCTGGTGCTGGAATTGGAGCACGTTCGCGCCGACGACACGCTGGTCTGGTGCGAAATCAACCTTCGTTTTCTCGTCGACGAGGACGGCACGCCGCGCGGTTATATCGGTGTGACGCGCGAAATCAGCGAACGCAAGAAGACCGAAGCGCAGCTTCTTTCGTACCAAAAGCAATTGCGGGAAATGGCCTCGCAGATGTCCTTGGTGGCCGAGCGCGAGCGCCATACGATCGCCGAGGAGTTGCACGACCGCATCGGTCAGACGCTGGCGGTGGCGAAAATTCAATTGCAGACGTTGCACCGAAGCGCCGCCGATAAGCAGTTGGCTGATTCATTACGCGGCTCGATCGAACTGGTCGACCAAACGATGCGGGAATCGCGCAGCCTGACGTTCGAACTAAGCCCGCCGATTTTGTACGAATTCGGATTGGTGGCCGCCACCGAATGGTATCTGGAAAAAATGGAACAACGGTATGGAATACGTTGTACCTTCGTGTCAACGGCGGAACGTCGCAAGTTAAACGACGAATACCGACTGCTTTTGTTTCGCGTGGTGCGCGAGCTATTGCATAACGTGATCAAGCATGCGCAGGCCGATCGCATCGACGTAACCGTTCGCACGGAAAACGATCGGCTATTGATCGAAATCGCCGATGACGGTATTGGATTTGTACCGGAATCGCTCAATGAGCGCTATCAAGACGCCGATTCAGGGTTCGGCCTATTCAGTGTCCGCGAACGCATCGAGTATTTGAACGGCAACGTGACCATTGATTCGCAACCCGGCACTGGTACGCGAGTGGTGATGGACGTGCCGTTTTCGGCGGGATTCGATCCGGAGTGGGAGGGAGAATGA
- a CDS encoding PHB depolymerase family esterase — MIDGSFSHAGRTRQYRLVIPPAYDGKTALPLVMVFHGGGGNARRAEQTTGFSQKAIREGFFVVYPEGVGRLPTRHKLLTWNTGNCCGYAKEINSDDVGFVRKLLVTLKQDYRIDAKRVFATGISNGGMMAYRLGCEMAGEIAAVAPVAGAMNVSTCGPGAPVSVIVFHGVRDNRVLYSGGAPRVQIDPHPRVDRPVSYAASFWAAHNGCDAQPQRLEQGMILHETYTSCRPGVGLEVYTLKNGRHAWPGGQRAWVGGDEPSREISATDLMWDFFRRHPRP; from the coding sequence GTGATCGACGGCTCTTTCTCCCACGCGGGCCGGACACGGCAGTACCGGCTCGTCATTCCTCCGGCCTATGACGGCAAAACCGCACTGCCGTTGGTCATGGTGTTCCACGGCGGTGGCGGTAATGCCAGGCGCGCGGAACAAACCACCGGCTTTTCTCAAAAAGCGATTCGGGAGGGCTTTTTCGTCGTGTATCCGGAGGGCGTCGGCCGGCTGCCCACGCGCCACAAGCTGCTGACGTGGAATACGGGAAATTGTTGCGGCTACGCAAAGGAAATCAACAGCGATGACGTAGGGTTTGTGCGCAAGCTGTTGGTCACCCTGAAACAAGACTACCGCATCGATGCCAAGCGCGTCTTCGCCACCGGCATCTCCAACGGCGGCATGATGGCCTATCGCCTCGGCTGCGAAATGGCGGGGGAGATAGCGGCCGTCGCGCCGGTGGCCGGGGCGATGAACGTCTCCACCTGCGGGCCGGGAGCACCGGTTTCGGTGATCGTTTTTCACGGCGTACGCGATAACCGCGTCCTGTATTCGGGCGGCGCGCCCCGCGTGCAAATCGACCCTCATCCGCGGGTGGATCGTCCCGTTTCCTACGCCGCGTCTTTTTGGGCGGCTCACAACGGCTGCGATGCGCAACCGCAACGCCTCGAACAGGGGATGATCCTGCACGAGACCTACACGAGTTGCCGACCGGGCGTGGGTTTGGAAGTCTATACGTTGAAAAACGGGCGCCACGCCTGGCCCGGCGGGCAGCGCGCCTGGGTGGGCGGCGACGAACCGAGTCGGGAGATCTCGGCGACCGATTTGATGTGGGACTTTTTCCGCCGGCATCCGCGGCCATGA
- a CDS encoding ABC transporter ATP-binding protein: MDEPARAINLQGVCFAYGDRVVFNGLDFAVSLGERVGLLGPVGCGKTTLFHIIVGLLQPQAGRVEIFGRKRREEADFLEVRRRIGLLFQDSGDQLFSPTVAEDVAFGPLNLGLPRPEVERRVRDTLEAVGLSGYEDRITYQLSGGEKRLAALATILAMQPEILLLDEPFAGLDTEARERVAAALERTGVGWVMISHRREDLASLTSRVVLMQNGEITAAS, encoded by the coding sequence ATGGACGAGCCCGCTCGGGCGATAAATCTACAAGGCGTGTGCTTCGCCTACGGTGACCGCGTCGTGTTCAACGGCCTGGACTTCGCCGTGTCGCTTGGCGAGCGCGTGGGGCTGTTGGGGCCGGTCGGCTGCGGCAAGACGACACTCTTCCACATCATCGTCGGCCTGCTGCAACCCCAGGCCGGACGCGTCGAGATTTTCGGCCGCAAGCGCCGCGAAGAAGCGGACTTCCTGGAAGTGCGCCGCCGCATCGGCCTGCTTTTTCAGGATTCGGGCGACCAGCTCTTCTCGCCCACCGTGGCCGAAGACGTTGCCTTCGGGCCGCTGAACCTGGGCCTGCCGCGCCCGGAGGTTGAGCGGCGCGTGCGCGACACCCTAGAGGCGGTCGGGCTGTCCGGCTACGAGGATCGCATTACGTATCAACTATCGGGCGGCGAAAAGCGCTTGGCGGCGCTGGCGACGATCCTGGCCATGCAACCCGAAATTCTGCTGCTCGACGAACCCTTCGCCGGTCTGGATACCGAGGCGCGCGAGCGGGTCGCCGCAGCGCTGGAACGCACCGGAGTGGGTTGGGTGATGATCTCCCATCGCCGGGAAGATCTGGCGAGTCTCACCTCGCGGGTCGTGTTGATGCAAAACGGCGAAATTACCGCCGCTTCTTGA
- a CDS encoding TonB-dependent receptor, translated as MRKFFALWIVISCFVAAGVSIAQAHGGHAPALSGDSSVPTQGAKILRDGAGRLVYMEWDTNGDGRADAFNHYQQGNLVRQERDGDFDGRVDIWLDVEDGEIVRGRMDVNRDGRVDVRESYEGGLLTRQALDGNGDGIFETTHYIEGNRHVRTEEDRSAAGRVDRWTFYDADEKPRLVLEDLNADGMPDLQTRFGPDGKPQITPIGEDEGDAQTVVDVDTAQKPGDIELQEVTVQEKRDWTAASDREVRDRDFRNFPRCNPSDLVRVIPGVHVSQHTGGAKAYQYFLRGFDAEHGQDLAAYLDGIPLNEPSQVHGHGYLDLHFLIPETIDMIRVIKGPYDPEFGNFATAGAINFVPRRHAPQNTIGATAGMFGTARVMSSFSVEKPYLLVGAAETDHSDGYTDPGDSDAYRANTGHTFLRDEWTINLMSNHYGQDSAATDVVPEKWVKDGRLDRYGSLDTSDRVASNRQLVGLTADWADGGNNLRLQGWYDYKRTTIWSNYTFYLLNPERGDQQEMRDNRSVTGVNLRYSNTAAWGKTVWDTAVGVQWRYDLVDQLLGNTAHRERWNVINNLQFSENSLGLWLRENLMLTSWLTVVPGVRYDVLFYEGEGTQDERFFNIYTNLADTRQDVRRDWSETAAIASPKASVVFTPLKPWNIFLNYGEGFFSNTTLQMANAPESTIPKVRGGEIGTRVFFWGTRVTFAAAAWFVNKEKDLVFDPQTGLSVTKEETQRNGLDGEIRVSPLPWLYLTTDASYVEARFVESRDRIPNGPITLMTNGVGWSHDLGLRGMVRGRYMGPRELDQGDWAEPYYVLDLVAGYDTPAWGVELAIDNVLDTEWEDAVFSYETRPEPNGETLNGIHWTPGTPFSSRLTVTAKF; from the coding sequence GTGAGAAAGTTTTTCGCCTTGTGGATCGTAATTTCGTGCTTCGTCGCCGCTGGAGTGTCCATCGCCCAGGCGCACGGCGGACACGCTCCGGCCCTATCCGGTGATTCTTCCGTTCCAACACAGGGAGCCAAGATCCTGCGTGATGGAGCCGGCCGTCTCGTCTACATGGAGTGGGACACCAACGGGGACGGTCGCGCCGACGCATTCAACCACTACCAACAAGGGAACCTGGTGCGGCAGGAACGCGACGGCGATTTCGACGGCCGCGTCGATATCTGGTTGGACGTGGAGGATGGAGAGATCGTACGCGGGCGCATGGACGTCAACCGCGACGGCCGCGTCGACGTGCGGGAAAGCTACGAAGGTGGCTTGTTAACCCGCCAGGCGCTTGACGGAAACGGCGACGGGATTTTTGAAACCACGCATTATATCGAGGGCAACCGCCACGTCCGTACGGAGGAGGATCGGTCCGCCGCCGGGCGTGTCGATCGTTGGACGTTCTACGACGCCGACGAAAAGCCGCGCTTGGTGTTGGAGGATTTGAACGCGGATGGCATGCCGGATCTTCAAACCCGGTTCGGACCCGACGGCAAGCCGCAGATCACACCGATCGGCGAAGATGAGGGAGACGCCCAAACCGTCGTCGACGTCGATACCGCCCAGAAGCCGGGGGATATCGAATTGCAGGAAGTCACCGTTCAGGAAAAACGCGACTGGACGGCGGCCTCGGACCGTGAAGTTCGCGACCGTGATTTCCGGAATTTTCCCCGCTGCAATCCGAGCGACCTCGTACGTGTCATCCCCGGCGTCCACGTTTCCCAGCACACCGGCGGCGCCAAAGCCTATCAGTACTTCCTGCGCGGTTTCGACGCCGAGCATGGACAAGACCTGGCCGCCTACCTCGATGGCATCCCACTCAACGAGCCTTCGCAGGTGCATGGGCACGGCTACCTGGATTTGCACTTCTTAATACCCGAAACCATCGACATGATCCGTGTCATTAAGGGACCGTACGACCCCGAATTCGGCAACTTCGCCACCGCCGGGGCGATCAATTTCGTGCCGCGTCGACACGCGCCGCAAAATACGATCGGGGCCACCGCCGGCATGTTCGGCACCGCGCGGGTGATGAGCTCGTTCAGTGTGGAAAAGCCCTACTTGCTCGTCGGCGCGGCGGAAACCGACCACAGCGACGGCTACACCGATCCGGGGGACTCCGACGCCTACCGTGCCAACACCGGGCACACGTTTTTGCGCGACGAGTGGACGATCAATCTGATGAGCAACCACTACGGCCAGGACAGCGCCGCGACCGACGTCGTGCCCGAAAAATGGGTCAAGGACGGCCGACTGGATCGCTACGGCTCACTGGACACCTCCGATCGCGTCGCATCCAATCGTCAACTCGTTGGCCTGACCGCGGATTGGGCCGACGGGGGCAACAACCTGCGCCTGCAGGGATGGTACGATTACAAGCGCACGACGATCTGGTCGAACTACACCTTTTACTTGCTTAATCCGGAACGCGGCGACCAACAGGAAATGCGCGATAACCGCTCGGTCACAGGCGTCAATCTACGCTACAGCAACACTGCCGCCTGGGGTAAAACCGTTTGGGATACCGCCGTAGGTGTGCAGTGGCGTTACGACCTCGTCGACCAATTGCTCGGCAACACCGCCCACCGGGAACGTTGGAACGTCATCAACAATTTACAGTTTTCGGAAAACTCCCTCGGCCTCTGGTTGCGCGAAAACCTGATGCTGACCTCCTGGCTGACCGTGGTCCCCGGGGTGCGTTACGACGTTCTTTTTTACGAAGGCGAGGGCACGCAGGACGAGCGTTTTTTCAACATCTATACGAACTTGGCCGATACGCGGCAGGACGTTCGCCGCGACTGGAGCGAAACCGCAGCCATTGCCAGCCCGAAGGCCTCGGTTGTGTTCACGCCGCTGAAGCCTTGGAACATCTTTCTCAACTACGGCGAGGGTTTCTTCTCCAATACGACGCTGCAAATGGCCAATGCCCCCGAATCCACAATTCCCAAGGTCCGGGGCGGCGAAATCGGCACGCGCGTGTTCTTTTGGGGTACGCGAGTCACCTTCGCCGCCGCCGCATGGTTTGTGAACAAAGAAAAAGACCTCGTCTTCGACCCGCAAACCGGCCTGTCGGTGACCAAGGAAGAAACACAACGAAACGGTTTGGACGGCGAGATCCGCGTTAGTCCCTTGCCGTGGTTGTATCTAACGACCGACGCATCCTACGTCGAGGCTCGCTTTGTGGAATCGCGCGACCGTATCCCCAATGGGCCGATTACCCTGATGACCAACGGCGTCGGCTGGTCGCACGATCTGGGCCTGCGCGGCATGGTGCGGGGCCGCTATATGGGACCCCGCGAATTGGATCAAGGCGATTGGGCCGAGCCGTATTACGTGCTTGATCTCGTGGCCGGATACGACACCCCCGCCTGGGGAGTCGAACTGGCAATCGATAACGTGTTGGACACCGAATGGGAAGACGCCGTGTTTTCATACGAAACGCGGCCGGAGCCCAACGGTGAAACACTCAACGGAATTCACTGGACGCCGGGCACGCCGTTCTCGTCCCGGCTGACGGTAACCGCTAAATTCTGA